A single window of Engraulis encrasicolus isolate BLACKSEA-1 chromosome 20, IST_EnEncr_1.0, whole genome shotgun sequence DNA harbors:
- the ldlrad4a gene encoding low-density lipoprotein receptor class A domain-containing protein 4 isoform X1, with protein sequence MQAADHPDTNTLTECKFEEHCPAVTPPPPPATLESELEFVQIIIIIVVMTVMVVVIICLLNHYRLSAWAFFTRQSQARRRDQAMQPEGCSWPTDSLVAQQGATEVMYGPRSAEPQRFAPPSFMQQRAERFCRFQPTYPYLQQDIDLPPTICLSDGEELPPYKGPCTLQLRDPEQQLELSRASVRAPPNRTIFDSDLIDVYVHGGGGGGGGGGGGGTGPRPPSSNSGKSASSVTTRMEGPPPTYSEVMGQMQGHGGQLLAPTTSTTSSSSSSTASSTSTSSASTTSTAAFLQHHHHHQHHQQQQHSNNGQRSTAPTPTPSQPQPQPQLQPTHHPHPQPPLGGSGGLTAVPRVGHQQTGSSNSSVSTTVPGKAAKDGRRRD encoded by the exons CTGAACTGGAGTTTGTTCagataataatcataatagtggTGATgactgtgatggtggtggtgatcatTTGCCTGCTCAACCACTACAGGCTGTCGGCCTGGGCCTTCTTCACCCGACAGAGCCAGGCACGGCGCCGGGACCAGGCAATGCAAccg GAGGGGTGCTCGTGGCCCACAGACAGTCTAGTGGCCCAACAAGGAGCTACTGAG GTGATGTACGGCCCGCGGTCGGCCGAGCCTCAGCGCTTCGCGCCGCCGAGCTTCATGCAGCAGCGGGCCGAGCGCTTCTGCCGCTTCCAGCCCACCTACCCCTACCTGCAGCAGGACATCGACCTGCCGCCCACCATCTGCCTGTCGGACGGCGAGGAGCTGCCGCCCTACAAGGGGCCCTGCACGCTGCAGCTGCGTGACCCCGAGCAGCAGCTGGAGCTCAGCCGGGCCTCGGTGCGCGCGCCGCCCAACCGGACCATATTCGACAGTGACCTCATAGACGTTTACGTGCACGGCGGCGGTGGGGGAgggggcggcggtggcggcggcggaacGGGTCCCAGGCCTCCGAGCTCCAATTCGGGCAAGAGCGCGTCCAGCGTGACCACGCGCATGGAGGGCCCGCCGCCCACCTACAGCGAGGTCATGGGGCAGATGCAAGGGCACGGCGGTCAGCTGCTGGCGCCTACTACTTCGACGACGTCCTCGTCGTCTTCGTCGACGGCGTCGTCGACTAGCACGTCGTCCGCGTCCACCACGTCCACCGCCGCCTtcctccagcaccaccaccaccaccaacaccaccagcagcagcagcacagcaataACGGCCAGAGAAGCACcgcgcccacacccacaccatcaCAGCCACAACCACAGCCACAGCTACAGCCCACGCACCACCCACACCCTCAGCCACCTCTAGGGGGCAGTGGCGGCCTCACGGCAGTCCCCAGAGTCGGGCACCAGCAGACtggcagcagtaacagcagcgTAAGCACAACGGTGCCCGGCAAGGCCGCCAAAGATGGCCGTCGACGGGATTGA
- the ldlrad4a gene encoding low-density lipoprotein receptor class A domain-containing protein 4 isoform X3, whose product MQAADHPDTNTLTECKFEEHCPAVTPPPPPATLESELEFVQIIIIIVVMTVMVVVIICLLNHYRLSAWAFFTRQSQARRRDQAMQPVMYGPRSAEPQRFAPPSFMQQRAERFCRFQPTYPYLQQDIDLPPTICLSDGEELPPYKGPCTLQLRDPEQQLELSRASVRAPPNRTIFDSDLIDVYVHGGGGGGGGGGGGGTGPRPPSSNSGKSASSVTTRMEGPPPTYSEVMGQMQGHGGQLLAPTTSTTSSSSSSTASSTSTSSASTTSTAAFLQHHHHHQHHQQQQHSNNGQRSTAPTPTPSQPQPQPQLQPTHHPHPQPPLGGSGGLTAVPRVGHQQTGSSNSSVSTTVPGKAAKDGRRRD is encoded by the exons CTGAACTGGAGTTTGTTCagataataatcataatagtggTGATgactgtgatggtggtggtgatcatTTGCCTGCTCAACCACTACAGGCTGTCGGCCTGGGCCTTCTTCACCCGACAGAGCCAGGCACGGCGCCGGGACCAGGCAATGCAAccg GTGATGTACGGCCCGCGGTCGGCCGAGCCTCAGCGCTTCGCGCCGCCGAGCTTCATGCAGCAGCGGGCCGAGCGCTTCTGCCGCTTCCAGCCCACCTACCCCTACCTGCAGCAGGACATCGACCTGCCGCCCACCATCTGCCTGTCGGACGGCGAGGAGCTGCCGCCCTACAAGGGGCCCTGCACGCTGCAGCTGCGTGACCCCGAGCAGCAGCTGGAGCTCAGCCGGGCCTCGGTGCGCGCGCCGCCCAACCGGACCATATTCGACAGTGACCTCATAGACGTTTACGTGCACGGCGGCGGTGGGGGAgggggcggcggtggcggcggcggaacGGGTCCCAGGCCTCCGAGCTCCAATTCGGGCAAGAGCGCGTCCAGCGTGACCACGCGCATGGAGGGCCCGCCGCCCACCTACAGCGAGGTCATGGGGCAGATGCAAGGGCACGGCGGTCAGCTGCTGGCGCCTACTACTTCGACGACGTCCTCGTCGTCTTCGTCGACGGCGTCGTCGACTAGCACGTCGTCCGCGTCCACCACGTCCACCGCCGCCTtcctccagcaccaccaccaccaccaacaccaccagcagcagcagcacagcaataACGGCCAGAGAAGCACcgcgcccacacccacaccatcaCAGCCACAACCACAGCCACAGCTACAGCCCACGCACCACCCACACCCTCAGCCACCTCTAGGGGGCAGTGGCGGCCTCACGGCAGTCCCCAGAGTCGGGCACCAGCAGACtggcagcagtaacagcagcgTAAGCACAACGGTGCCCGGCAAGGCCGCCAAAGATGGCCGTCGACGGGATTGA
- the ldlrad4a gene encoding protein TMEPAI isoform X2, with protein MQNITVPDSSINSNSNVICSCNCTGSQSQGMDISELEFVQIIIIIVVMTVMVVVIICLLNHYRLSAWAFFTRQSQARRRDQAMQPEGCSWPTDSLVAQQGATEVMYGPRSAEPQRFAPPSFMQQRAERFCRFQPTYPYLQQDIDLPPTICLSDGEELPPYKGPCTLQLRDPEQQLELSRASVRAPPNRTIFDSDLIDVYVHGGGGGGGGGGGGGTGPRPPSSNSGKSASSVTTRMEGPPPTYSEVMGQMQGHGGQLLAPTTSTTSSSSSSTASSTSTSSASTTSTAAFLQHHHHHQHHQQQQHSNNGQRSTAPTPTPSQPQPQPQLQPTHHPHPQPPLGGSGGLTAVPRVGHQQTGSSNSSVSTTVPGKAAKDGRRRD; from the exons CTGAACTGGAGTTTGTTCagataataatcataatagtggTGATgactgtgatggtggtggtgatcatTTGCCTGCTCAACCACTACAGGCTGTCGGCCTGGGCCTTCTTCACCCGACAGAGCCAGGCACGGCGCCGGGACCAGGCAATGCAAccg GAGGGGTGCTCGTGGCCCACAGACAGTCTAGTGGCCCAACAAGGAGCTACTGAG GTGATGTACGGCCCGCGGTCGGCCGAGCCTCAGCGCTTCGCGCCGCCGAGCTTCATGCAGCAGCGGGCCGAGCGCTTCTGCCGCTTCCAGCCCACCTACCCCTACCTGCAGCAGGACATCGACCTGCCGCCCACCATCTGCCTGTCGGACGGCGAGGAGCTGCCGCCCTACAAGGGGCCCTGCACGCTGCAGCTGCGTGACCCCGAGCAGCAGCTGGAGCTCAGCCGGGCCTCGGTGCGCGCGCCGCCCAACCGGACCATATTCGACAGTGACCTCATAGACGTTTACGTGCACGGCGGCGGTGGGGGAgggggcggcggtggcggcggcggaacGGGTCCCAGGCCTCCGAGCTCCAATTCGGGCAAGAGCGCGTCCAGCGTGACCACGCGCATGGAGGGCCCGCCGCCCACCTACAGCGAGGTCATGGGGCAGATGCAAGGGCACGGCGGTCAGCTGCTGGCGCCTACTACTTCGACGACGTCCTCGTCGTCTTCGTCGACGGCGTCGTCGACTAGCACGTCGTCCGCGTCCACCACGTCCACCGCCGCCTtcctccagcaccaccaccaccaccaacaccaccagcagcagcagcacagcaataACGGCCAGAGAAGCACcgcgcccacacccacaccatcaCAGCCACAACCACAGCCACAGCTACAGCCCACGCACCACCCACACCCTCAGCCACCTCTAGGGGGCAGTGGCGGCCTCACGGCAGTCCCCAGAGTCGGGCACCAGCAGACtggcagcagtaacagcagcgTAAGCACAACGGTGCCCGGCAAGGCCGCCAAAGATGGCCGTCGACGGGATTGA